The sequence GATACCAGGGAAGCCCTCCGATAAAGAGCAGAACGAACACTGATAGTAAAACAAATGTTTTGAGAGCATAGGCAACCTCTAGCCCTGCCCTCCAGACACCGAAGTGTTCAGTCCGGTTTCCTGAAACAATCTCCTTCGCTTCAATAATCGAAAATGGTCCGTAATGCATTTTTGATAGAATAACGATATAAAGAGCGATGGCGATAGGAAATGCCCCGATTAATAATGGCCCATGTGCCTGCTGGTATGCAATGATGTCACTGATCATAAGCGATCCGGTAACTACATAAATTCCAGCAATTGTTGCAAATAGGGGGATCTCTGATGCTGCCGACATGACTGATCGGATAGCCCCGAATTTACCATATGGGGATCCAGATGAGAGTCCAAGCCCATGTTCAGTAATTTTGTGAAGCATAAATACAGCAAAGAGGAGAAGAAGGCTCCCACCACTAAATACAATATAGAATGCCCCGGTCCAGATTGCGATGGATACTGCCACTATGAAAACGAACATTGGCATACTCGCTGTTTTCGGTATCCATGTCTGTTTAAACGAAAATTTTAGAGTGTGTAATATTTCCTGCCAAACCGGCGGTCCGGGTCGTCCCTGTATTCTGGCGATTACTTTCCGATGTATGCCATGAAAGAGAAGGCCGATAAAAACTGCTGGAATTATCAGTGTTATCATGTTAATACCCGGTAAAGGGGATATCCCCATCTGTATTCGATGCATTCCACCAGAGAAAGAGTGCCAGGATGAAGAGCGGAAAGGTAAGTACAATTATTACAACTGCAAGCCATCCCGGTTCAATTCCGATAGAAACGGCATATGATGCAAGTCCAAGAATTATTGCCGTGATGATTGTTACTATCAGATATGACTCTTTTTTCATTATTACACCGTCAGAATAATTTCGATGACCCGAAGGAAGATGAGCAGTGAACTAACATGGATCATAAGAACGTACGGAGCTCCTGGAGCTCGTGTAATTTCTGCTTTTGCAATGTAAAAGGGAGCCATCCCTTCTCCCATTACACCAAGAACCAAAAACATTTTTGCAGCCAGGGGAACCATCCCCATACCGGCAAGCTCCCAAATAGACAGTGTTCCACAGGTTCCAAGGGCTGTTGCTGCACCACCAAAGAGAAATGTTGTAGCAACCATGGCCACTATCCCATAATTATACGCAGCATTCAGGACATACCGGTTATTGACTCCGGCAACGATTCCAATATTGGTAATACCGATTAGTGCGGTAAAGAGAGAAAAATTAAAAAGATCGCCGGAACTTACTGCACCAAGAGTAGCAAGACCACAGGCAATTGCCATGAACCTTTGGAACCTGAGGTTCTCTGGGTTTATTTCTTTTGTATAGATAGCATCGGTTCCAAATACGATATCAGTCTGTCTTTCTGGTCGTGCAATTATGGCGATGATGATAAAAGCTGTCGCAAACAAAAACAATGTCGTGGTATACAGACTGAAATAGTTGACTATGTCTCCAAACTCCAGGACAAAGAGTTCCTCTCCTTCGATAGGCAGATCAAACATTTCGTCCCTCCCGCATGGTGCCGATAAGTGCCATTTTGGTGGTTACTTTTACGAGGATCGCTCCTCCGGAGAGCATCACGGCAATCATCCATGCCTGTGGCAGTATCATGAAAATAAAGAATGCCACAATCCAGAGTGCCCATGCGTACCCGGATATCGTCTCAAGCAGCACAAACCGTTCTTCATATCCCTTGCAGAGGAAGTAGAATACAAGCCCTATTCCTGCAACTGCACCACCTGAAAAACCTGAAAGGATTATTCCATACACTACCAGGGCAAAGGTAATAATGGGTGGTGCTGTCCGCATGACCTCAATCCGGATTGGTTGAAATGTCGGAAGAGGGAGTTTCTCTTTCCGGATATACAACTCAGTGAGCATCAACAGTTCAGATATACCGACTACAAGCCCCGGGAGGATCAGGGCTTCTGCAAGATCAGTTGCAACAAGGCAGATGAGAACAAGACCTGTGGTTTCTATCAGGTCCACAACCAGAATTTTATGGATATCATCCCGTTCGAAGAAAAGAGCAATGAATGATATGGCAACACAACTCAGGGTGCCTAATAAACCGATCTGATAAAAATCCATCAGTCTTTCCTCCTGAAAAGAAATGATGCAATGGCAAATGCAGTAAAAAGAATGCTCGTCTCTACCACGGTATCAAGGCCCCGTGTGTTATAGAGGATTTCATCAAGGATTCCTCCTGGATGTGCAACAATTGTTGTTCCGAGGAAATGCGTATTATTTGCCAGGAACCAGGAGAAAGGTGTCAGGTATGTTGTCACGTACCCGGCTGTAGGGGAGTTATCCGGGTACTGTGATTTAATATCGAC comes from Methanospirillum hungatei and encodes:
- a CDS encoding respiratory chain complex I subunit 1 family protein, giving the protein MITLIIPAVFIGLLFHGIHRKVIARIQGRPGPPVWQEILHTLKFSFKQTWIPKTASMPMFVFIVAVSIAIWTGAFYIVFSGGSLLLLFAVFMLHKITEHGLGLSSGSPYGKFGAIRSVMSAASEIPLFATIAGIYVVTGSLMISDIIAYQQAHGPLLIGAFPIAIALYIVILSKMHYGPFSIIEAKEIVSGNRTEHFGVWRAGLEVAYALKTFVLLSVFVLLFIGGLPWYLMLLAMLVLLVSLSFVCAFTPMLSPFDAVALQTVITGILAIYIIFTGVMG
- a CDS encoding EhaG family protein: MDFYQIGLLGTLSCVAISFIALFFERDDIHKILVVDLIETTGLVLICLVATDLAEALILPGLVVGISELLMLTELYIRKEKLPLPTFQPIRIEVMRTAPPIITFALVVYGIILSGFSGGAVAGIGLVFYFLCKGYEERFVLLETISGYAWALWIVAFFIFMILPQAWMIAVMLSGGAILVKVTTKMALIGTMREGRNV
- a CDS encoding EhaF family protein yields the protein MIRWIGRGFRIFSNWMSTYENLVAVYAALGIVVAICGVIMVPMLSYHEDQIYSKTINRDSTLDPYDRGGIPFTRVDIKSQYPDNSPTAGYVTTYLTPFSWFLANNTHFLGTTIVAHPGGILDEILYNTRGLDTVVETSILFTAFAIASFLFRRKD